From the genome of Streptomyces sp. V1I1, one region includes:
- a CDS encoding RNA polymerase sigma-70 factor: MMSGNAEEFTAHRPKVFGLAYRLLGSAEEAEDAVQDAYLRWSSADRAAIEHPWAWLAKVVTNLCLNRLTSARVRRERYVGPWLPEPVFTQDGALGPMESAEQRDAVSTALLVLLERLTPTERAVYVLREAFGYRHRDIAGVLALSEANCRQLYRRAVQRVATPEARFTPAAERQHELVESFVMAAREGDLAGLERLLAKDVTWWSDGGGKVTAARRPIVGREKVMRFLVGSAQRFAGGWDITVAEVNGAPALLTHAAEQLIAVASFELWDGVIAQVRVVVNPDKLTFAGRQFAAMAPGGVTHG, encoded by the coding sequence ATGATGTCAGGGAACGCCGAGGAGTTCACAGCCCACCGCCCCAAGGTGTTCGGCCTGGCCTACCGGTTGCTCGGTTCCGCCGAGGAGGCGGAGGACGCTGTGCAGGACGCGTATCTGCGCTGGAGCAGCGCCGACCGTGCGGCGATCGAGCACCCATGGGCTTGGCTCGCCAAGGTCGTCACCAACCTCTGCCTCAACCGGCTCACCTCGGCTCGTGTGCGGCGCGAGCGGTACGTGGGGCCGTGGCTGCCGGAACCGGTGTTCACGCAGGACGGTGCGCTCGGCCCCATGGAGTCCGCCGAGCAGCGCGACGCCGTGTCGACGGCGCTCCTGGTGCTGCTGGAGCGGCTCACGCCGACGGAGCGTGCGGTCTACGTTCTGCGCGAGGCGTTCGGCTACCGCCATCGGGACATCGCCGGGGTGCTTGCGCTGAGCGAGGCCAACTGCCGCCAGCTGTACCGCAGGGCGGTCCAGCGGGTGGCGACGCCCGAGGCCCGCTTCACACCGGCGGCCGAGCGGCAGCACGAACTCGTCGAGTCCTTCGTCATGGCAGCACGCGAGGGCGATCTGGCAGGACTGGAGAGGCTGCTCGCCAAGGACGTGACCTGGTGGAGCGACGGCGGCGGCAAGGTCACCGCGGCCCGGCGGCCCATCGTCGGCCGGGAGAAGGTCATGCGCTTCCTGGTGGGCAGCGCGCAGCGGTTCGCCGGCGGCTGGGACATCACGGTCGCCGAGGTCAACGGGGCGCCGGCGCTGCTGACGCACGCGGCGGAGCAGCTCATCGCCGTCGCCTCCTTCGAACTGTGGGACGGCGTCATCGCCCAGGTGCGGGTCGTCGTGAACCCGGACAAACTCACGTTCGCGGGCCGGCAGTTCGCCGCAATGGCCCCCGGGGGCGTGACCCACGGGTGA
- a CDS encoding APC family permease, with amino-acid sequence MTQVEARPQAGDTVRGVQEAGVPDKGLGGNSVGLMGGAVIGVSTVAPVYCLTATLGPTVGEVGLQMPAIFLAGFLPMLLVAFAYRELNKALPDCGTSFTWSVKAFGPRIGWMCGWGLLVATVVVLSNLAGVATSFFYLFLGEVTGSEAVAALDGNKAAHILTTLVFIAIATAISYRGITATKWVQYALVGLQLTVLVMFTVMAITKSDEVAGALDFSWSWMNPFGVDSFAAFTAGLSLSIFIYWGWDACLSVNEESTGSAKTPGRAALLAIVVIVASYLMVAVAAQMYAGVGEKGTGLGNPDTADNVFAVLAEPVMGSGLGILLFLAVLASAAASLQTTFIPVARTALAMSSYQAMPASFAKVHPRFKTPGRATVVAGIATGVFYAVMTLLSENVLIDTIYALGLMICFYYAITAFACVWYFRGELRRSTRDLLVKGVYPGVGGLMLTAVFGKTLYDMWDPAYGSGSAVFGVGSVFVIGVGLLLLGVVLMLAMQRRSPAFFRGEVLTKETPALVVND; translated from the coding sequence ATGACTCAGGTGGAAGCACGGCCCCAGGCCGGAGACACGGTACGGGGCGTCCAGGAAGCGGGCGTTCCCGACAAGGGCCTCGGCGGCAATTCAGTAGGGCTCATGGGTGGCGCTGTCATCGGTGTGTCCACTGTTGCCCCCGTCTACTGCCTGACGGCCACCCTCGGCCCCACGGTGGGCGAGGTCGGCCTGCAGATGCCCGCGATCTTCCTCGCCGGGTTCCTGCCGATGCTGCTCGTGGCCTTCGCGTACCGCGAACTGAACAAGGCACTGCCCGACTGCGGCACCTCCTTCACCTGGTCGGTGAAGGCGTTCGGCCCGCGCATCGGCTGGATGTGCGGCTGGGGCCTGCTGGTGGCCACCGTCGTGGTGCTCTCCAACCTCGCCGGCGTCGCCACCTCCTTCTTCTATCTTTTCCTCGGTGAGGTGACCGGCAGTGAAGCGGTCGCCGCCCTGGACGGCAACAAGGCCGCCCACATCCTCACCACCCTCGTCTTCATAGCCATCGCCACCGCGATCAGCTACCGCGGCATCACCGCCACCAAGTGGGTCCAGTACGCCCTGGTCGGCCTGCAGCTCACGGTGCTCGTGATGTTCACCGTCATGGCGATCACCAAGTCCGACGAGGTCGCGGGAGCACTGGACTTCTCCTGGTCCTGGATGAACCCCTTCGGCGTCGACTCCTTCGCCGCCTTCACCGCGGGCCTCTCCCTGTCGATCTTCATCTACTGGGGCTGGGACGCCTGTCTGTCGGTCAACGAGGAGAGCACCGGCAGCGCCAAGACCCCCGGCCGCGCAGCGCTCCTCGCCATCGTCGTGATCGTCGCCTCGTACCTGATGGTCGCCGTCGCCGCCCAGATGTACGCCGGCGTCGGCGAGAAAGGCACCGGCCTCGGCAACCCGGACACCGCGGACAATGTCTTCGCCGTCCTCGCCGAGCCGGTGATGGGCTCCGGCCTGGGCATCCTGCTCTTCCTCGCGGTCCTCGCCTCCGCCGCGGCGAGCCTGCAGACCACCTTCATCCCGGTGGCCCGCACCGCCCTCGCGATGAGCAGCTACCAGGCCATGCCTGCCTCCTTCGCCAAGGTCCACCCGCGCTTCAAGACGCCCGGCCGCGCCACCGTCGTGGCGGGCATCGCCACCGGCGTCTTCTACGCGGTGATGACCCTGCTCAGCGAGAACGTCCTCATCGACACCATCTACGCGCTGGGCCTGATGATCTGCTTCTACTACGCGATCACCGCCTTCGCCTGCGTCTGGTACTTCCGCGGTGAACTGCGCCGCTCGACGCGCGACCTGCTGGTCAAGGGCGTCTATCCGGGTGTCGGCGGGCTGATGCTCACCGCGGTCTTCGGCAAGACGCTGTACGACATGTGGGACCCGGCGTACGGCAGCGGCTCGGCGGTCTTCGGCGTCGGCTCGGTGTTCGTGATCGGGGTCGGGCTGCTGCTGCTCGGGGTCGTGCTGATGCTGGCGATGCAGCGCCGGAGCCCGGCGTTCTTCCGGGGCGAGGTGCTGACGAAGGAGACCCCGGCGCTGGTCGTCAACGACTAG
- a CDS encoding LLM class flavin-dependent oxidoreductase — MEFGLFVQGYVGKRAETDPLAEHKALMEETEYVIQADKSGFKYAWASEHHFLEEYSHLSASDVFLGYLAHATDRIHLGSGIFNPLAPVNHPVKVAEKVAMLDHLSEGRFEFGSGRGAGSHEILGFLPGITDMNHTKELWEETIAEFPKMWLQEEYVGFQGKHWSLPPRKVLPKPYGKSHPAMWYAAGSPPSYAMAAKKGLGVLGFSVQKVSDMEWVLEQYKTAIIEAEPVGDFVNDNVMVTSTAICAPTHEEAVRIAAGGGLHYLQSLVFRYHDTFPRPEGFPVWPETLPEFNEEIIELLIAEELLICGDPDEVLTQCKRWEQAGADQLSFGLPIGISREDTLQSIRLIGEHVIPKIDTDPVHRTTRFRRAAS, encoded by the coding sequence TTGGAATTCGGGCTCTTTGTACAGGGATACGTCGGCAAGCGCGCCGAGACCGACCCGCTCGCCGAGCACAAGGCGCTGATGGAGGAGACCGAGTACGTCATCCAGGCGGACAAGTCCGGGTTCAAGTACGCCTGGGCCTCCGAGCACCACTTCCTGGAGGAGTACTCGCACCTCTCGGCGAGCGACGTGTTCCTCGGCTATCTCGCGCACGCGACGGACCGGATCCATCTGGGCTCGGGCATCTTCAACCCGCTGGCGCCCGTGAATCACCCCGTGAAGGTCGCCGAGAAGGTCGCCATGCTCGACCATCTCTCCGAAGGCCGCTTCGAGTTCGGTTCGGGCCGCGGCGCAGGCAGCCACGAGATCCTCGGCTTCCTGCCGGGCATCACCGATATGAACCACACCAAGGAACTCTGGGAAGAGACGATCGCGGAGTTCCCCAAGATGTGGCTCCAGGAGGAGTACGTCGGCTTCCAGGGCAAGCACTGGTCGCTGCCGCCGCGCAAGGTGCTGCCGAAGCCGTACGGGAAGTCCCACCCGGCGATGTGGTACGCGGCCGGATCGCCGCCGTCCTACGCCATGGCCGCGAAGAAGGGGCTGGGGGTGCTGGGCTTCAGCGTGCAGAAGGTCTCCGACATGGAGTGGGTGCTGGAGCAGTACAAGACGGCGATCATCGAGGCGGAGCCGGTGGGGGACTTCGTCAATGACAACGTGATGGTGACGTCGACGGCGATCTGTGCGCCGACGCACGAGGAGGCGGTGCGCATCGCGGCGGGCGGCGGGCTGCACTACCTCCAGTCGCTGGTCTTCCGCTACCACGACACCTTTCCGCGGCCGGAGGGTTTCCCGGTGTGGCCGGAGACTCTGCCCGAGTTCAACGAGGAGATCATCGAGCTGCTCATCGCCGAGGAGTTGCTGATCTGCGGTGATCCGGACGAGGTGCTCACGCAGTGCAAGCGCTGGGAGCAGGCGGGGGCGGACCAGCTCTCGTTCGGGCTTCCGATCGGGATCTCGCGTGAGGACACGCTTCAGTCGATACGGCTGATCGGGGAGCATGTGATCCCGAAGATCGACACGGATCCGGTCCACCGGACGACGCGTTTCCGCCGGGCGGCGAGCTGA
- a CDS encoding amidohydrolase family protein, with protein MLDHLIRSATVVDGTGAPAYVADVGIRDGRIALIAPPGTVAEEARTSEDASGLVLTPGFVDPHTHYDAQLFWDPYATPSMNHGVTTVAGGNCGFTLAPLNPDRPEDADYTRRMMSRVEGMSLVALEDGAPWNWHTFGEYLDALEGRIAVNAGFMVGHCALRRHVMGPDAVGGQPTPEQLDEMLRLFHDAMDAGALGLSTTQSSTHSDGDGKPVASRHAKPDELLALSRAVAEHEGTQLEAIVAGCLDQFADEEIDLFVEMTAAAGRPLNWNVLTIDASVPERVPRQLIASERARKAGGRIVALTMPILTPMNMSLGTFCALNLIPGWGEILSLPVPERIEKLRDADVRAEMLRRADSKEAGVFRRLANFGRYVIGDTYSKENEGLSGRVVKDIAAERGQDAFQCLVDICANDQLRTVLWPMPTDNDPASWELRRQTWQHEDVMLGGSDAGAHLDRMCGAPYTTRFIGDCLRGRKLVGLEEAVKMLTDDPARLFGLRERGRVQEGFHADLVLFDPRRIEAGPATLVHDLPGDSPRLDAKAIGIVSVRVNGVETIRDDQVTGAVPGTVLRSGRDTKTVSTK; from the coding sequence ATGCTCGACCACCTCATTCGCTCCGCGACCGTCGTGGACGGGACCGGCGCCCCCGCCTACGTCGCCGACGTCGGGATACGCGACGGCCGCATCGCCCTCATCGCACCCCCCGGCACCGTCGCCGAGGAGGCCAGGACGAGCGAGGACGCGTCCGGGCTCGTCCTCACCCCCGGCTTCGTCGACCCGCACACGCATTACGACGCGCAGCTGTTCTGGGACCCGTACGCCACGCCCTCCATGAACCACGGCGTGACCACCGTCGCCGGCGGTAACTGCGGCTTCACCCTCGCCCCGCTCAACCCCGACCGTCCCGAGGACGCCGACTACACGCGCCGCATGATGTCCAGGGTCGAGGGCATGTCGCTGGTCGCCCTGGAGGACGGCGCGCCCTGGAACTGGCACACCTTCGGTGAGTATCTGGACGCCCTGGAGGGCCGGATCGCCGTCAACGCGGGCTTCATGGTGGGCCATTGCGCCCTGCGCCGGCATGTCATGGGGCCCGACGCGGTCGGCGGGCAGCCCACGCCCGAGCAGCTGGACGAGATGCTCAGGCTCTTCCACGACGCGATGGACGCGGGCGCGTTGGGGCTTTCCACCACACAGTCATCCACCCACTCCGACGGCGACGGCAAACCGGTCGCGTCCCGGCACGCCAAGCCGGATGAACTCCTCGCACTGTCCAGGGCCGTCGCCGAGCACGAGGGCACGCAGCTCGAAGCGATCGTCGCGGGCTGCCTGGACCAGTTCGCCGACGAGGAGATCGATCTGTTCGTCGAGATGACAGCGGCGGCCGGGCGGCCGCTGAACTGGAACGTTCTCACCATCGACGCGTCCGTGCCCGAGCGCGTACCGCGCCAGCTGATAGCGAGCGAGCGCGCCCGCAAGGCCGGCGGCCGCATCGTCGCCCTGACCATGCCGATCCTCACCCCGATGAACATGTCGCTGGGGACCTTCTGCGCGCTCAATCTCATCCCCGGCTGGGGCGAGATCCTCTCCCTCCCCGTCCCCGAGCGGATCGAGAAGCTCCGCGACGCGGACGTACGGGCCGAGATGCTGCGCCGCGCCGACTCCAAGGAGGCCGGAGTCTTCCGCCGCCTCGCGAACTTCGGCCGCTACGTCATCGGCGACACGTACTCCAAGGAGAACGAGGGTCTCAGCGGGCGGGTGGTGAAGGACATCGCGGCCGAGCGCGGCCAGGACGCCTTCCAGTGCCTCGTCGACATCTGCGCCAACGACCAGCTGCGTACGGTCCTGTGGCCGATGCCCACCGACAACGACCCGGCGAGCTGGGAGTTGCGCCGGCAGACCTGGCAGCACGAGGACGTCATGCTCGGCGGCTCCGACGCGGGCGCGCACCTGGACCGGATGTGCGGTGCGCCGTACACCACGCGCTTCATCGGCGACTGTCTGCGCGGCCGCAAGCTCGTCGGCCTGGAGGAGGCCGTGAAGATGCTGACAGACGATCCGGCGCGCCTCTTCGGCCTGCGCGAACGCGGCCGCGTCCAGGAGGGCTTCCATGCCGACCTCGTCCTCTTCGACCCGCGGCGGATCGAGGCGGGCCCGGCGACCCTCGTACACGATCTGCCGGGCGACAGCCCGCGGCTGGACGCGAAGGCGATCGGCATCGTGTCGGTGCGGGTCAACGGCGTGGAGACGATACGGGACGACCAGGTCACCGGAGCCGTGCCGGGCACGGTCCTCAGGTCCGGCCGCGACACGAAGACGGTGAGTACCAAGTGA
- a CDS encoding SDR family oxidoreductase — MTTILVTGGTGTLGRLVTERLRTGGTTQAGGSGGGHEVRVLSRHSRPYAVDLREGTGLAEAVAGVDTVVHCATNPRGGDEQAARHLIEAARRAGVRHLAYISIVGVDQVPLGYYRTKLTVERLLEESGLSWTVLRTTQFHDLVLQLLAGSAKLPVMLLPAGVADQPIEVAEVAARLAELATGAPAGRVPDMGGPEVRTFPELARAYLRASGRRRPLLNVRLAGKAYRGFRAGEHLTPERAVGKVTFEQFLARRFPARG; from the coding sequence ATGACCACGATCCTGGTGACCGGCGGCACCGGAACGCTCGGCCGGCTCGTCACCGAGCGGCTGCGCACTGGGGGTACCACCCAGGCCGGAGGCTCTGGGGGAGGGCACGAGGTGCGCGTGCTGAGCCGACACTCGCGGCCGTACGCCGTGGACCTGCGCGAGGGCACGGGGCTGGCCGAGGCCGTCGCGGGCGTGGACACCGTCGTGCACTGCGCGACCAACCCGCGCGGCGGCGACGAGCAGGCGGCACGCCACCTGATCGAGGCGGCCCGCCGGGCCGGGGTGCGGCATCTGGCGTACATCTCGATCGTCGGCGTCGACCAGGTGCCGCTCGGCTACTACCGGACCAAGCTCACCGTCGAGAGGCTGCTCGAGGAGTCGGGGCTCAGCTGGACCGTGCTGCGCACGACGCAGTTCCACGACCTGGTGCTGCAGCTCCTGGCAGGCTCGGCGAAGCTGCCGGTCATGCTGCTCCCGGCAGGGGTCGCCGACCAGCCGATCGAGGTGGCGGAGGTCGCTGCCCGGCTGGCCGAGCTCGCAACCGGGGCGCCCGCGGGGCGGGTGCCGGACATGGGCGGCCCCGAGGTCCGTACGTTTCCGGAGCTGGCCCGGGCCTATCTGCGCGCGAGCGGACGACGCCGTCCCCTGCTGAACGTGCGTCTGGCAGGCAAGGCCTACCGCGGGTTCCGGGCGGGCGAGCATCTGACGCCGGAGCGGGCCGTGGGCAAGGTCACGTTCGAGCAGTTCCTGGCGAGGCGTTTTCCTGCGCGAGGCTGA
- a CDS encoding aldehyde dehydrogenase family protein, protein MTYPQRLFIGGEWVEPDGGHYEVLNPATEEVVGLAPEASRDQVYAAADAAREAFRTWSRTAPEERARILDAAADVIQRESEPYALLARAESGATTATARGMQVAVGAARFRRYAKGALEPVEQGLPPQINAAGPMGRAGVFGALAVRRPVGVVTCITSYNNPWANPAGKVAPALAMGNTVVVKPAPQDPLSVYRMAEALAEAGAPPGVVNVVTGSAPAVGEAAVDSPEVDMVSFTGSTAVGQRIAEVCGRGMKRQLMELGGKGAALVFDDADVDSAVMGIGTTFSFYSGQICTAPTRVIAQRGIYDLLIEKLSGYLTHMKVGDPAEQGTVVGPVISAAHRDRVESYIELGKKEGARLVAGGERPASLDRGFYVAPTLFADCTNDMRVVREEIFGPVVVVVPFGDEEEGVALANDSDYGLIDYVWSGDVARAFRVAGELRAGGVGVNTIGRNMEAPFGGCKKSGVGRDVGSYALHAYSELQSIVWPG, encoded by the coding sequence GTGACCTACCCGCAGCGGTTGTTCATCGGTGGCGAGTGGGTCGAGCCCGACGGCGGGCACTACGAAGTACTCAACCCGGCCACCGAGGAGGTCGTCGGCCTCGCGCCCGAGGCGAGCCGCGACCAGGTGTACGCGGCAGCGGACGCCGCCCGCGAGGCCTTCCGCACGTGGTCCCGTACCGCCCCCGAGGAGCGCGCCCGGATCCTCGACGCGGCCGCCGACGTCATCCAGCGCGAGTCCGAGCCGTACGCCCTCCTGGCCCGCGCCGAGTCCGGCGCGACCACGGCGACCGCGCGCGGTATGCAGGTCGCGGTGGGCGCGGCCCGCTTCCGGCGGTACGCGAAGGGCGCGCTGGAACCCGTGGAGCAGGGGCTGCCGCCGCAGATCAACGCCGCGGGCCCGATGGGCAGGGCGGGCGTGTTCGGGGCGCTCGCCGTACGCCGCCCGGTCGGCGTCGTCACCTGCATCACCTCGTACAACAACCCCTGGGCCAACCCGGCAGGCAAGGTCGCGCCCGCGCTCGCCATGGGCAACACGGTCGTCGTGAAGCCCGCCCCGCAGGACCCCCTCTCCGTCTACCGGATGGCCGAGGCCCTCGCGGAGGCGGGCGCGCCGCCCGGTGTCGTGAATGTCGTGACCGGCTCCGCGCCGGCCGTAGGCGAGGCCGCCGTCGACTCCCCGGAGGTCGACATGGTCAGCTTCACCGGCTCGACGGCGGTCGGACAGCGCATCGCGGAGGTCTGCGGCCGCGGGATGAAACGCCAGCTGATGGAGCTGGGCGGCAAGGGCGCGGCGCTGGTCTTCGACGACGCGGATGTGGATTCCGCGGTGATGGGCATCGGCACCACGTTCTCCTTCTACAGCGGCCAGATCTGTACGGCGCCGACGCGGGTGATCGCGCAGCGCGGCATCTACGACCTGCTGATCGAGAAGCTGTCGGGTTACCTCACGCATATGAAGGTGGGCGACCCGGCGGAGCAGGGCACGGTGGTCGGCCCGGTGATCTCCGCGGCCCACCGTGACCGGGTCGAGTCGTACATCGAACTGGGGAAGAAGGAGGGCGCGCGGCTGGTCGCGGGCGGCGAGCGCCCGGCGTCACTGGACCGGGGTTTCTATGTCGCGCCGACGCTCTTCGCCGACTGCACGAACGACATGCGGGTGGTCAGGGAGGAGATCTTCGGCCCGGTGGTGGTCGTGGTGCCCTTCGGCGACGAGGAGGAGGGCGTCGCGCTGGCGAACGACAGCGACTACGGCCTGATCGACTACGTCTGGTCGGGGGATGTGGCCCGGGCGTTCCGGGTGGCGGGGGAATTGCGAGCGGGCGGGGTGGGCGTCAACACCATCGGCCGCAATATGGAGGCGCCGTTCGGCGGGTGCAAGAAGAGCGGAGTGGGGCGGGATGTGGGCTCGTACGCGCTGCATGCGTACAGCGAGCTGCAGTCGATCGTCTGGCCCGGCTGA